Part of the Quercus lobata isolate SW786 chromosome 6, ValleyOak3.0 Primary Assembly, whole genome shotgun sequence genome, ccctaacatgagtatatataggcgactaaaccctagactactagtacaagcaggaatgggcttgggcctattacattgggctaatatgtctaatatatatctctaacagatAGCACAAAGCATTTTATTTGCATATGCAACAATTAAGGGATTGTATATATATCATCCTTTTGCTGGTTAGTTTAATTACAATGCTGGTTATGAATATCAAAGATGGTACTTAGTAGAAAGTTAGTCTTTTTTTATACCTAAACGTGGCAAAATCCTTCATATTCTAGATTGATAGTCGGACAAATCAAGAGCAATCAGAGGATGTTTGGAGATGATATTTGTAGAATTGTTGATTGAGGAAATAGACTACCTTCCAGACGTGTGTGTCAGTGGCTTTAATGAGGAGGCATAAGACCATCTGTGAAAAAGATTTAATCAGCTGACGGGTCTAAATTACTATGAGatcgaattaaaaaaacacctaatttttttaataaaacgaTATTGCATTGTAAAACTTTTGTATAACCAGGgcagcttctctctctctctctctctctttctttttacatctaattttaatttcatttcaaaatttcaacttGTGAAACTCACAGGTGCATCCTGAGATTAAGCCATACGGGAAATGGGGGTGTCCTACTTATGAAGATCtatcacaatatatataaagccAAAGGTCACCGGAGAGCAAGCCATTGTAATTGGTTGAGACAGGTCTGGCAGAAACTATCTTGCACACTCAAGGGAGAATGTCAATGCCATCATTTTACACGGATACAACAAGCGCCAGTCAGCATAGCTTTTGTGTTCAGGTCCCAACAAGAAATATCATAAGGACACTGAGAATTCAAGGGGAATTAATTCTATCTTGAAATCAGATGGAACTGCAACACCTCAAACTAATGACCCACATATTCTGCAAGACATTGTTTGCTGTTATAAAATGGTATGCAAGGTGTTGATTGCAATACTTATAATGCTGCTAGTGATTTGTTTCAGAACCCAATCTAGATAAAAACATTCATATTGATAAAAAGTGAGAAGAGGTTGATCTGGTTAAAAGCCAGGCTTCCTAGTGTTCCATGATGCAAAGGCTAATAGGCAAGGAAGTCAAGCAGTTGTAATCACATCACTTGTAGGTTCTGTTTACTTTTGTTCAATGAGACCCGGAAAATGATCTCTGTATTTATACTATAATTCACTAGGAAATAGCACGAAATTACTATATCCGTGGAACATATGTGGACATATTTTGCTGTAAAATAAATGACCCCATTCTCCATATAGGTTCTGTTTGGTATTTTGTTGATGAAAAAGGCAATTGCTGTTATTAGTTACTACCAGCAATAGAAGTACAGTATGATATTAATGCtagaactctttttttttttttttttttggaggaagaaAATTAACTTAATTTGTTGTTTGTGTGCATACGAATTATAATCTTACCTTACATTCAATTGGGTTGATAGTTCATATAAAAAAAGGGTTGATAGCTTTTTAGGTAATTGCAAAACTCTATATTTATGAAGCAGTGGACTCGTGTACATGTAAGAAGTCAACATACTCACCCAAAGGTTGTACAATATTATATTAACAACGTTATATTAACCTTTTAATCAAAGTCTTCCAAAGGTGAAGCTATTTCTCGGTATTTTTCCGTGTTCAATTAATTATTACTTCAAATCCCttttttgatgataaaaaaaaaatttattggttgAGCTAATGGGATTTAAGAAGATTAAACTTGACTCATTAAAGAAAGGAatatatctattaaaaaaaaaagggtatagtTTTTAGCCAAACCCAAGTTGTGTAAACAACTCAAGTGACATGTGAAAAGCCCAGCCCAAACAGTGGCAAACATCAATAGGAAGTGTAGTGGGCTAGGCATGTGAGAGAAGGAGGGATCCATATTCATAAGGCCGTGGCGGATAGTccttttctctctatctttcagCAGTAGTCGTCTGAGAGCTTAATTGATGGCTAGTTCATGACATGTTCATGACCATCCGGTACGTTCAGCCGCAgcaaataaaagcaaaaacaaaacaaaacatatatgATAACAGCAGCAGcaccatatttatttatatttatagatATTAACATAATCAGGGTCTAGACATTAACgtgaaaaaaaaactatcaatcgATCTCTCTGGAGATACCATACTTAAAAActtgagaaatatatatagattatagagagggagagagagggagagagagagaatggtaGAAGGAAGAGAAGGAGATTGGGAGTGCAGTGGATGCAAGAACAGGAACTACGCATTCAGGTCGTTCTGCAACAGATGTAAGCAGCCGCGGCTTCTCGTCGATACCAAAACCCCCTCTGACTCCAAGTGGCTCCCCCGTATCGGCGATTGGATCTGCACCGGTTagttttcttcatctttcttcgatctcttttctttctattctcgctctatttcttcatttttcgcATTTTTTGAATATTAGAATTGATAGCTCCCTTGATTCTCCAATTTTTAAATAGATAAGGAGCTTGTATGATTGATTGAAAGGTTGGGATTTCTCGTATGAATTGATTGTGCTGGTTCTGGTATTAGGATTTAGGAGTATGTTGTGTTGAATTTTATTTGAAGTAGTAATTGCCCTAAATTAAAGCGGCTTCtatgccaagagccttgtagctttACTGCCGTGAGGCGCACTTAAGGGGAAAGGGCTAGCTTAGTTGTAAAGCTCAATCACGCGCGGCTGATTGAATGTGAAACTGGGAAATAtgcatttttctaaaatataatgtagtattttgtaagaaattattAGTGGACAGTATGACTGTCATGTGATCAACTGGTGATATAGTTCAAATGCGTCCATGATCAAAATGAAGTTcaatattgaattaaaaatgatGTGGAATCTTCAGGAATTCATTtctaaattagggtttttgatgAGATCTTTATGGATTGTTGAATAGGGTTTAATATGTGAGGGTTTAGGTAGGGTTAGGCAATAAAAAAAGATTGGTTCATAAATAAGTTTGATGGCTATTTGGTGTTAAAGTAATTTATAGAATGAGAAACAAAGCAAGATAAACCCTAGGCAATCACCGCTAGGTTTTCCATAGCAATCACAGTTAGCTAGGAGAAGGCAATCACACCCTTAAAGCTTAAAACTAAGTTGCTGCAATTTTGCTACATCCTTTGCTAGAAAAACTAGGACTACTAATAACAAGTAAAAAGTACTTCAGAACTTctaaaccaaatagaaaaaggacTCAAAATATAGAATAAGACCCGTGGGCCTTTGGTATAACCAGCAACAGCCCATTTTAGAAAATCTTGAAATTACTAGATTGACCTAATTTTAGAAAATCTTGAAATTACcattttgttttgtgatgcCTCGAGAGAACAGTTACTATACATTTGGatggtattgattttttttgaagcTATTACGGGCTTGAGAGTCAACGGTGGTAAGAGTGAGATTGTGCCGGTGGGTGGTGTTGAGAATTTGAATGTCTTGGCCAATGTTTTACGTTGCAGGGTGGGTAGCTTGTCCACGACTTATTTGAGCATGCCACTTAGGGCTTATTATAAGGACTCATCGATATGGAACCCTATCATAGAAAAGATGGAGAGGCGGCTCTCTGGCTGGAAACGTCTATATCTATCGAAAGGTGGCAGGCTTACTTTATTAAAGAATACCCTCTCTAGTCTTCCCACCTATTTTTTATCCTTGTTCAGAGGAATTTCCTTTGGAGAGCCTCCAAGGATGTTTTTAAATATCCGTTGGTTGCTTGGGAGAAGGTTTGTTTGCCGGTGGAGGATGGTGGCTTGGGGATCCTGAGGGTTGGGTTGTTTAACTAAGCTCTGCTTGGTAAGTAGTTATGGCGTTTTGGGAAGGAAAGTAACAGGTTATGGCGCCAAGTTATAGCAGCCAAGTATGGTGAGGCTAGAGGGGGCTAGTGCACTAGAATTGTAAGAGGTACTCATGGGTGTGGGATGTGGAAGAGCATTAGAGGAGTAGAGAAGTTCTTTGGACAGGTAGTGTATAATGTGGGGGAGGGTGATCGTATTAGTTTCTAGCATGATCCTTGGTGTGGGAGTAATCTTTTAAAGGACCTTTTTCCTGATCTGTTTACCCGTTCTCGATCTAAAGAGGCTTGGATTTCTGACCTCATTGTATCTGCCTTAGAAGGGGGAAGTAAGAGCTGGAATTTTCATTCCTGTCAAGCTCTAGAGGATTGGGAGCAAGAAAACGTTTGTTCTTTCATTGAGTTTCTATATTCGCATATGCCGAGGGGTGAGGGGGATGATACTTTGACTTGGAAGTTGACTAAGAAGGGGGGTTTGATGTGCGCTCTTACTATAAGTTGTTGTCTAGTCCCTACAATGAGGTTTTTTCTTGGGAGTGTATTTGGTGTGCAAAGGTTCCTAAACGGGTGTCTTTCTTCTTATGGACAGCAGTTAGGGATGGGATACTCACTATTGATAATCTAGTTAAGAGAGGTCAGTACTTGGTTAACAggtgttgtttttgtttttgtgacaAGGAAACTGTAGatcatcttcttctccattgTAAGTTTTTTCTCATGCATTATGGAGTGCAATTTTCGAGGTTTTTGGGATCCATTGGGAAATGCCGAAGCCAGTTAGCTCTCTCCTCTTTGCTTGGAGAAATTGGTTTGGAAAGTATCTGTCAACCATATGGAATATGGTCCTGGCATGTTTAATGTGACTCGTTTGGAATGAACGTAATACATGCATCTTTGAAGACAAGGAGAGAACCTTAGATCTTTTAAAAGCTCCTCTTCAGTACTTTGTTTCAATGGGCGTGTGTTTGGGGTTTTACGAAttgtatttctatttttgatttCTTACACTCTATTAGATTAAGTTTTTGAACCTGTTGTATTTTTTTCTGATCAGAATGTTCACCATTGTGAACATGATGCTCAgtatttttgaataaaagttttattacctataaaaaaaaaaaatcaattcaatttAGACTAACTAAGCAAGGTCCCACAAGAGCTCTCTATCATCCAAAACATACTAAATTAAAGTTTGAGCACTATAAAGCTGGTTCTAGATTAGAACTAGTTTCTCTCACCTCTAGTAAGTCTTCAAAGGGGGTTAACAGTTACATTCCCTataacctattaaaaaaaaaacagttacaTTCTCTATCATCTCTTAGACCCTAATGTAGAACAGAAGCCTTAATGGGCTCTTATACCACTTTTGATGTTGGATCTTCAGGAATCAAACACTAAATTTGGGTTCTTAATGAACTATTGAACAGTTTTCGAATTGGGTTTGATTTTAAAGGTTTGGATAGATtgagttattaaaaaatattggatCCTAAATGAATTTGATAGCTGTTTGGAATACAATGAATagaatgagaaataaagaaagataaacccTACACAATCGCACCTACGTTTACTAAGCAATCCCACTTAACACTTAGGAAGGAGAAGGCAATCACAccttcaaaacttaatataaaGCCATTATATAAGTTATTCTAAATAAACTATTCCTAAAAAGACTAATACTCTCGCGGGGCAAAGTGGGTAAAGCGGTGTATGAAATTTTTGCCCTACTATTTGCCTCACTCTTGATCTCATATTGAATCTCTTCAACTCCTGTAGCTCTAGTACTCCCACTCAAAGACTGCTGTGTGGTGAGTTTGTGTGGTCCCTTAGATATTCACACTCTTTGTATattaattatccaaaaaaaaaagatttgtcaTTGTATATCAAATCAAGAGCCCATATTAATAGCATTAACATCAAAcagttaaattatttttttaaaacatgttaaaaaatttcaatgaaatgtGCTGCACAGCACTTTGCCTTAGGCGCAAAGCACTTAAGGCTTGGCACTTTTCACTTTGAGCACGCTTTACCAACACTGTCAGTGAGGCTTGCTTGCTTCAACTTTTTTCTCTATATGATATACTTTGTTCAAATGGTTTAATGGTTAAAGCTTGTGGAAGGtctattataaatttgtttagtATGTGCAAGTTTTCATCACAagaaatatcattaaaattattCTCCTTCTACTTTTCTCAATTTACTGGCTAAGAACTGACAGATTATTGGAACTGAGGAGTTATAAACACTTTAACCACTCAAAATTTTAGTGAGTTAGTTTGGTATGCTTAGGAAGATATATATGGACGGTATTAAAGACATAGATCTGTGTGTGTTTGGGACTAGCTTATAAGctagttttttgctttttttcctttatgtacagttttttaaaatttcactttttcaaagtacaagtaTACCTTAGCACACGTTCAGCAGAaagctaaataagttattccCAAATGGAATTGTGTACTTTAATGTCAAAACATTTCTATGGTGTAGTTTGCAATCACAAATTAAGTGGCCTTTTTGCTAATAGTGCAGTAAGCCTACTGTTCTACATGTTATTAGAGAACATAAACATATCTACTGAAAATAATTGCAATTAGGTGAGTTCTAAAATTGTCTGGAAGTCAAGATACTTTTGAATTTAAAGGGaagttttttttactatgaaataGTTTTCTAATGTTGTCTCTTATGATGGTCTTGTAATGACTAGGATATTTATATTTTCCAGCAATGCCATTAACATTTTAGATGGATATTTAATAAATGGGGAAGTTGTTTATCAAGTGAAAGCATGACCATTTCTGCCGTTTGCCtatttggtttgtaatttttttgtcaaGTTGAAATCAGAACTTGCTATCAATTAGGTTGAGGCGTTTGTGTTTTTTGTATGTGTATTTTGGTATGGGATGGACTGCGTGGTGTGCGTATTCTTGGCTTCCTTTCTCCCCTGCTGCATTGTGGGTTGGGTGTGTATGGAAATGGATCAATAGGTTGCACTAACAACAATTATGCATCAAGAGAAAAGTGCAAAAAGTGCGGGCAACCAAAGGAGGTAGCAGCAATGCCAGCAATTGCAATGCCTGGAGCTTCTCTCCCGACTTATTCACATTATTTTGCCAGGGCCCAAGGAGGACCAGAACAAAAGATGAATATTGGATTAATTGGCAATGGAGCTCCCCAGCAGGCACTTCCTTTGAGCTCCAACTGGTCTGTAGGAGGATCTGATAATTATGGAGTTCAGCCTGCTTCTGCATGGCCCTTAGGTGGTAACCATAATTCTTTACTTCCGTACCCAGACCCTGCTAATCAGCTTCTTTCAGTTCCGAAAGGATGGCGCAATGGTGACTGGATTTGCACCTGTGGCTTCCATAATTACTCTTCACGTGCCCAGGTATGACTGCACTCATTGAACAATCCTGGAATTTAACTTTATTCTTAAAATTGATTGCATATAAGATTTTAGATATGTGCTATTTGTTACTATTATGCATCTGATCCtgctttgatttttgtttcagtGCAAAAAATGCAATGCTTTTCCACCAGGTACACTCTCTTTTGGTCAGCGTAGTTATAAGAGTATTGTTTATTAGTAGCATTTGGCCACAGATTTTCTGTATTTAtcatttttgctttttaaaacTGCTATAATGTGGTGATTGTGTGTTACAAATAGTTGGTTAACAAAAAGTAGGGATTATCATTGTTGGTCatcttagttttcttttttttctttttttgggggggtgtgATTTGAATTCTCTACGATAATGGCTTCGGACCAAATTGCATCTCCTCTAAACCAAGGGGTGGAGGGTGAAGTCTTGGGTTCACTTCCATGTGACatatttatctataaaaaattattgggatcatctctcttttatttaaaatggaGAGAGTCTATTTCATTGTGAAGATTTAGTTTTTCATACATATAAAGGTGTACATGGAGCAATGTTACTTAAAATCCTATTCCAGCAAATAAGGAAtgataattgattttaaatgaCATTGCATTATAGTCACCTTTATAtgtattacttattaaaaaaacaaaaagacctTTAGATGTGTGAAATTTCCTAACTTTAGAATGGACCCACTCCATTTCAAATGCAAATGGAATGAGTTAATCCGTAACTGATATTGTATGttgttttcctctttttggATCCAAAGCACTTGGAACAAAGCGATTAGCATCTGATGAGTTTGTGCACGATTGGGATAACAAGAGACTGAATGTAGGACAAGTAAGGATTCTTTTTGTTGCATGGCATTTGGATCAATGCATTGTTGTTTTAATCTGGGTTTGACATGACAATTTGGTTTTTCCTTAATGTTGAATGACAGACAAATGGGCAGCTGCAATCATACCCAGTTTTTGATCAAATAATTGGGACCAGCGCTGACCCAAATAACAGACTCTATGCTCCCTACCCTAATGTAAGCTCCAGTACTGCTACAAATTTGCAAGCACCCATGCTGCCCATGCCATTTCCACAGCAAGCAACTACACCTACTCTGCTTGGAAAAGGGTAAATTTTTTACTGGATTTCTCCTTTTACATAGGCACACCCCATGTATCTAGGACCACTTGGGTACTTGTTTTCTTGTGAGACTATAGGTCTCTAGCACATGCATGCACTTTATCCTAGTGTTGAAGCCTACAAATTCTCTTATGATCAAGATTTTATTCTCTTCACTAAACAGAGCAAAACAATGGCGTGATGGAGATTGGATGTGCACAACATGCAACAATCATAATTATGCATCCCGCTTACAATGCAATAGGTTAGTAACTCTCAACTTGTGAAGCTATAAAGGGATTTTGGCTGCTGTGGATGTCTTTTGACTGATTTGCAGTAGTATGATTCCCAGTGAAATATTTGCACCTGATCTTTGTATGCATGACATTTTCTGTAAAAGCTCTACATGAAATAGTTACTGTCTTACAAGTCACCCTGTGTGTGTATATGTCTGTACATATTTGTGTGATAATTGCGAGACATTCACCTTCAGATAActcatatttcaaaatttatcatcagagaaattttttctaagttttagtttttatatcCTCATTTCCaatttagtatataataattataattactATCAAAAGAAAggctgttaattttttttttttttaaatagaaaagaaaggcAGTTGTTAAACCATTTTTTT contains:
- the LOC115994445 gene encoding uncharacterized protein LOC115994445; the encoded protein is MVEGREGDWECSGCKNRNYAFRSFCNRCKQPRLLVDTKTPSDSKWLPRIGDWICTGCTNNNYASREKCKKCGQPKEVAAMPAIAMPGASLPTYSHYFARAQGGPEQKMNIGLIGNGAPQQALPLSSNWSVGGSDNYGVQPASAWPLGGNHNSLLPYPDPANQLLSVPKGWRNGDWICTCGFHNYSSRAQCKKCNAFPPALGTKRLASDEFVHDWDNKRLNVGQTNGQLQSYPVFDQIIGTSADPNNRLYAPYPNVSSSTATNLQAPMLPMPFPQQATTPTLLGKGAKQWRDGDWMCTTCNNHNYASRLQCNRCKTQRNALSQPVNAM